One stretch of bacterium DNA includes these proteins:
- a CDS encoding GuaB3 family IMP dehydrogenase-related protein, producing the protein MGLWIGRGRKARRCYGFDEIAIAPGVVTIDPDDVDIHFRLGNLKFEIPIIAAAMDGVVDVEFAIEMSKLGGLAVLNLEGIQTRYGNPKSVIDKIVSVPPEEATNILQQIYEEPIKEELIEKRIKEIKSANAIAAVSSIPQRAERFAQIAQDAGADIFVVQSTVTTAKYISKDKPFLNFKELKKKLSIPLIVGNCVTYEASLEILRTGIDGLLVGVGPGTACTTRGVLGIGVPQVSATVDCAAARDFYYKQTGRYIPIITDGGMSVGGDVCKAFAAGADAVMIGSSFAKAKESPGKGYHWGMAMPHRNLPRGTRIYVGTASKLEEILYGPAHLDDGSQNLVGALRTAMGMCGAKNIREMQLVELIIAPAIKTEGKIFQKAQRIGMGK; encoded by the coding sequence ATGGGTTTATGGATAGGAAGAGGTCGTAAGGCGCGAAGATGCTATGGATTTGATGAAATCGCTATAGCACCTGGCGTTGTAACTATTGACCCGGATGATGTTGATATTCATTTTAGATTAGGAAATTTAAAATTTGAGATTCCGATTATTGCCGCGGCAATGGATGGAGTTGTAGATGTAGAATTTGCTATTGAAATGAGTAAATTAGGTGGTTTGGCAGTTTTAAACTTAGAAGGTATTCAAACTCGATATGGGAATCCGAAAAGTGTTATTGATAAAATTGTCTCTGTCCCTCCAGAAGAAGCAACTAATATCCTTCAACAGATATATGAAGAACCTATTAAAGAAGAGTTGATTGAAAAGAGGATAAAAGAAATTAAATCGGCAAACGCTATCGCCGCCGTGTCCTCAATTCCACAACGAGCAGAAAGATTCGCTCAAATTGCTCAAGATGCAGGAGCAGATATATTTGTTGTTCAATCAACTGTAACCACAGCAAAATATATCTCAAAAGATAAACCTTTTTTAAACTTTAAAGAATTAAAAAAGAAATTATCCATTCCATTAATCGTGGGTAATTGTGTTACTTACGAAGCCAGTCTTGAGATTCTGAGAACAGGCATTGATGGTTTATTAGTTGGAGTAGGCCCTGGAACCGCCTGCACAACTCGTGGAGTATTAGGCATAGGAGTTCCCCAGGTTAGTGCCACGGTTGATTGTGCCGCGGCAAGAGATTTCTATTATAAACAAACAGGAAGATATATTCCGATTATCACTGATGGGGGGATGTCGGTAGGTGGGGATGTATGTAAGGCATTTGCGGCTGGTGCAGATGCGGTAATGATTGGCTCATCATTTGCTAAGGCTAAAGAATCACCTGGAAAAGGCTACCATTGGGGAATGGCAATGCCTCACCGTAATCTACCACGAGGCACTCGAATTTATGTCGGGACTGCCTCGAAATTAGAAGAAATACTCTACGGGCCTGCTCATTTAGATGATGGCTCACAAAATCTCGTCGGCGCTCTTAGAACCGCAATGGGTATGTGTGGAGCGAAAAATATAAGAGAAATGCAGTTGGTCGAATTGATTATCGCCCCGGCAATCAAAACCGAAGGTAAAATATTCCAAAAAGCCCAAAGAATAGGAATGGGAAAATAA
- a CDS encoding SDR family oxidoreductase: protein MTTYLITGGAGFIGSNIAARLIKEDGSKVKILDNFSTGKMENINQFLDKIEVIEGDITNLKTVKKALEGVNYCFHQAALPSVERSVKDPFTSNEVNITGTLNVLIAARDAGVQRVIYASSSSVYGDTPVLPKREDMKPSPLSPYAVTKLTAEEYCQLFYSIYGLETISLRYFNVFGPNQDPTSPYAAVISKFVTAMLTGKEVLIYGDGGQSRDFTYIDNVVSANVLATKTTEGLGEIFNIACGQRVTVNELARHIARILNVEIKPQHVDPRPGDVRHSLADISKAQAFLEYEPEVGFEEGLRLTIEWYKNRV, encoded by the coding sequence ATGACAACTTACTTAATTACTGGGGGGGCAGGTTTTATTGGCTCAAATATTGCTGCCAGATTAATTAAAGAAGACGGAAGTAAGGTTAAAATCTTAGATAATTTTTCTACTGGTAAGATGGAAAACATTAACCAGTTTTTAGACAAAATAGAAGTAATTGAAGGAGATATAACCAACTTAAAAACAGTCAAAAAGGCGTTAGAAGGGGTAAATTACTGCTTTCATCAAGCCGCATTACCATCAGTCGAGCGTTCTGTTAAAGACCCGTTTACCTCAAATGAGGTAAATATTACAGGCACTTTAAATGTTTTAATTGCGGCAAGAGATGCAGGCGTTCAACGAGTAATTTACGCCTCATCCTCATCTGTTTATGGAGATACACCTGTTTTACCTAAACGGGAAGATATGAAGCCTTCTCCACTTTCTCCTTATGCCGTAACAAAACTTACCGCAGAAGAATACTGCCAGTTATTTTATTCCATCTATGGATTAGAAACTATTTCCTTAAGATACTTTAATGTCTTTGGTCCTAATCAAGACCCAACATCTCCTTATGCCGCGGTTATATCAAAGTTTGTGACAGCAATGCTGACAGGAAAAGAGGTTTTAATTTATGGCGATGGAGGGCAATCAAGAGATTTTACCTATATCGATAATGTCGTTTCTGCTAATGTCTTAGCCACTAAGACGACTGAAGGACTTGGCGAAATATTTAATATTGCCTGTGGACAAAGGGTGACGGTTAATGAATTAGCCAGACATATCGCCAGAATACTCAATGTCGAGATTAAACCACAACATGTTGACCCAAGACCTGGAGATGTTAGACATTCTCTGGCTGATATATCAAAGGCACAGGCTTTTCTCGAATATGAACCTGAAGTTGGCTTTGAAGAAGGCTTACGCTTGACAATAGAATGGTATAAAAATAGGGTTTAG